Genomic DNA from Paenibacillus sp. MBLB1832:
CGGGTCTCGGGACGTGATTTTAATGATATGCGGATCACCAATCCCGCCTCCTTGTACAACTTCTTGGACGCGCTTGAAGTTATGGTCAAATCTGCGGTTAAACCCGATTTGCAGTTTCACACCAGCTTTTTTGACTTCTTCAATGGCAGATTCCGTTTTCGTAATATCCATGCTGATCGGCTTCTCGCAGAAAATATGCTTGCCTGCTTTGGCCGCTTGTTGAATCAGCGGAACATGGGTATCCGTGGAGGAACAAATGAAAATGGCATCGATGTCGGGATGCTGAATCAAGACGTTACTATCCTTTGTGACGAGTGAAATGTTGCGTGCTTCAGCCCATGCTTCTAACTCAGGGCCAGCAAACAAATCGCTAACCGCGATGATCTCTACCTGAGGCATACGCAGCAAATTGTCCGCGTGAATTTTACCAATTCTCCCTGCACCGATGATGCCAATTTTAATTTTCTTCATCGTAAGTTCCCTCCCGCTTTACCTGCACTGCCGAATAGTTGGATTTTAGCTCTTACCGCAGCCATGATGGCTTCCCGAGCCGGAATTAAATAATTCCGAGGATCGTAAGCATCGGGATGCTCATTTAAATAGTTGCGAATGGTCGCTGTACACGCCATTTGATTGTCTGTATTGACATTGATTTTGGCTGTGCCGCAGGCAATTGCTTGACGAATTTCGTCATCTGGAAGACCGCTGCCGCCATGAAGCACAAGGGGCAGCCCTGTCAGATCTCTGATTTCAGCCATGCGGTCAAAACCAAGCTTCGGTTGTCCACGATAAGGTCCATGAACGGAGCCCAGCGCTGGCGCTAAACAGTCGATGCCTGTTTCTCTCACCAACTGAACGCAGTCCTCGGCAACCGCATACATGCCTTCGGCTTCATCCACGACCAAATCATCTTCACGGCCCGTAATACGGCCTAGCTCCGATTCAACCGATACGCCTAGCACGTGTGCAGCTTGCGTCACTTGACGCGTCACCTCGATATTATGGGCTAGTGTGTGATGAGAAGCGTCGATCATGACGGAGGTGAACCCCGCATGGATCGCTTGGATGCAGACGTCATACGAGCTGCCGTGATCCAAATGAAGCGCAACAGGAACGGTAATACCGTAGTGCGCTATCAACGCTTTCACCATGCCTGCGATGCAGGGAAGTCCGCCCATATAAGGGATATAAGCCTCGCTAACCCCGAGAATGACTGGCGCTTGTTCCACCTGAGCCGCTTGCAGGATCGCTTGCGTAAATTCAAGATTGTTCAAATTAA
This window encodes:
- the fba gene encoding class II fructose-1,6-bisphosphate aldolase, which translates into the protein MALVSMKDMLGQALAGGYAVGQFNLNNLEFTQAILQAAQVEQAPVILGVSEAYIPYMGGLPCIAGMVKALIAHYGITVPVALHLDHGSSYDVCIQAIHAGFTSVMIDASHHTLAHNIEVTRQVTQAAHVLGVSVESELGRITGREDDLVVDEAEGMYAVAEDCVQLVRETGIDCLAPALGSVHGPYRGQPKLGFDRMAEIRDLTGLPLVLHGGSGLPDDEIRQAIACGTAKINVNTDNQMACTATIRNYLNEHPDAYDPRNYLIPAREAIMAAVRAKIQLFGSAGKAGGNLR